A genomic segment from Candidatus Omnitrophota bacterium encodes:
- the nusA gene encoding transcription termination factor NusA gives MNGALLTALERIEREKGISKDILFAAIESALVSAARKVIDDPDISKEDITVTMDQETGEITVFSEGEVVENERFGRIAAQTAKQVIIQKIREAERDVIFEKYEKKVGSIVSGGVHRFEKGNVIVELDDTEALLPKSGQIPRERFRQGEQIRAYLQKVERGTSGPEIILSRTDEGFVKKLFELEVPEISQGIVEIKSIAREAGERTKIAVSSKEEKVDPVGACVGMRGSRVRDIVRELHGERIDIVRWDDDIRTYLKTAVSPAEISQMVVDRESKTITLVVPQDQLSLLIGKKGRNIRLASKLLGWELIAESTEVVWEIPITEVQGIGEKTLKTLEGAGFDSVEKVLQSGAEGLLELDGVGQKTAEKIIAACEDAAAQVEAQEAEEAAEKESEASQEEAVEEAPEEEAAEEAEQPKEPEEEMPEEQGKTPAEEEAAEEVPEEETSEEAEEEKAEDETPSEEETREEEKETDQQEK, from the coding sequence ATGAACGGAGCACTGTTAACCGCGTTAGAAAGGATCGAGAGGGAAAAAGGTATCAGCAAGGATATCCTTTTCGCCGCCATAGAAAGCGCTCTGGTGAGCGCGGCGCGCAAGGTCATAGACGATCCGGATATATCCAAGGAAGACATCACCGTTACCATGGATCAGGAGACCGGCGAGATCACGGTCTTTTCCGAAGGGGAGGTTGTTGAGAACGAAAGGTTCGGACGAATCGCCGCCCAGACGGCCAAACAGGTCATTATACAGAAAATACGCGAAGCCGAAAGGGACGTGATATTCGAAAAATACGAGAAAAAGGTCGGAAGTATCGTCAGCGGAGGAGTGCATCGTTTTGAAAAAGGTAACGTGATCGTTGAACTTGATGACACCGAGGCCCTTTTGCCCAAATCCGGTCAGATCCCCCGCGAAAGGTTCCGCCAGGGGGAACAGATCAGGGCTTATCTGCAGAAAGTGGAACGGGGGACCAGCGGCCCCGAGATCATACTCTCCCGTACGGACGAGGGGTTCGTTAAAAAACTGTTTGAACTTGAAGTCCCGGAAATATCCCAGGGTATAGTTGAAATAAAGTCCATAGCTCGCGAAGCCGGAGAACGGACCAAGATCGCCGTCAGTTCCAAGGAAGAGAAAGTCGATCCTGTGGGAGCCTGTGTGGGTATGCGGGGATCCCGCGTAAGGGATATCGTCAGGGAGCTTCACGGCGAAAGGATAGATATCGTCCGCTGGGACGATGATATCCGGACTTATTTAAAGACGGCCGTAAGTCCCGCGGAGATATCACAGATGGTCGTGGACAGGGAAAGCAAGACCATAACTTTAGTGGTACCGCAGGACCAGCTTTCGCTTCTTATAGGCAAGAAAGGAAGGAACATAAGGCTGGCGTCCAAGCTGCTGGGATGGGAACTGATAGCCGAGTCGACCGAAGTAGTGTGGGAGATACCCATTACCGAGGTACAGGGGATAGGCGAAAAGACCCTCAAGACCCTTGAAGGGGCGGGGTTTGACAGTGTCGAGAAGGTGCTTCAATCCGGTGCCGAGGGGCTTTTGGAGCTTGATGGTGTAGGTCAGAAGACCGCAGAGAAGATAATAGCAGCCTGTGAAGATGCGGCCGCGCAGGTCGAAGCTCAGGAGGCCGAAGAGGCCGCGGAAAAAGAGTCCGAAGCTTCTCAGGAAGAAGCGGTGGAAGAGGCGCCTGAAGAGGAAGCTGCCGAAGAGGCTGAACAGCCGAAGGAGCCTGAAGAAGAAATGCCCGAAGAGCAGGGGAAAACCCCGGCGGAAGAGGAAGCCGCTGAAGAGGTCCCGGAGGAAGAGACCAGCGAGGAGGCCGAAGAAGAAAAGGCCGAAGACGAAACCCCCTCCGAGGAAGAGACTCGGGAAGAAGAAAAGGAAACCGACCAGCAAGAGAAATAG
- the pgl gene encoding 6-phosphogluconolactonase, producing the protein MPECDIRIFSSEDELARAAEKIWQEAAAQALRERNLFVVALSGGCSPVGLYRRLVLSKNLPWERTHLFLADERFVPLEDKDSNYRLINELLLEPAGIDPSNCHPVPVAENSAEAAARRYEEELSDFFSKEGYGSPVFDLVVLGMGRDGHTASLFPGNPDLFTTERLTVSVNGGQTRHQRVSLGLSVINSSKNVVFLVSGRGKAAIVRRVLERGDSDLPASRVKPVAGQLFFLLDEDASKQIKPERGIE; encoded by the coding sequence ATGCCCGAATGTGATATCCGGATCTTCAGTTCAGAGGATGAGCTGGCACGGGCTGCCGAGAAGATCTGGCAAGAGGCGGCCGCACAGGCTCTCCGTGAAAGGAACCTATTCGTCGTAGCTCTTTCGGGAGGATGTTCTCCCGTGGGTCTTTATCGAAGGCTCGTCCTGTCCAAAAACCTTCCCTGGGAGAGGACCCATCTATTCCTTGCAGATGAACGGTTCGTTCCTCTTGAAGATAAAGACAGTAATTACCGTTTGATAAATGAACTGCTCCTGGAGCCTGCCGGGATCGATCCTTCCAACTGCCATCCTGTCCCGGTTGCCGAGAACAGCGCCGAGGCTGCCGCGCGCCGATATGAAGAAGAGTTATCGGATTTTTTCAGTAAGGAAGGATATGGATCTCCCGTGTTCGATCTGGTGGTTTTGGGTATGGGCAGAGACGGACATACCGCTTCGCTTTTTCCGGGAAACCCGGATCTATTTACCACAGAGAGGCTTACGGTTTCGGTCAATGGCGGCCAGACGAGGCATCAGCGCGTCAGCCTGGGGCTTTCTGTAATTAATTCCTCCAAGAACGTGGTTTTTCTGGTCTCCGGAAGAGGCAAAGCCGCGATAGTGAGACGGGTACTCGAGCGGGGAGATAGTGATCTTCCGGCTTCTCGTGTTAAGCCTGTTGCCGGCCAGCTTTTCTTTCTGTTGGATGAAGACGCTTCAAAACAGATAAAGCCTGAACGGGGGATAGAATAA
- a CDS encoding STAS domain-containing protein, whose amino-acid sequence MMDAPNRLELVKTIEGVKVYRMIGSYTVGSTADYYKVCSVAVSDPGTKAILLDFTGVSDMDTAGFACVINFIKENLREGMKVGVINVGRKVQDLAGILKITSAIRHYRTEEEAIKSLSRR is encoded by the coding sequence ATGATGGATGCACCCAACCGCTTGGAACTGGTAAAGACCATCGAAGGTGTCAAGGTATACAGGATGATCGGCTCCTACACTGTAGGGTCCACCGCGGACTATTACAAGGTCTGTTCCGTCGCTGTCAGTGACCCCGGAACGAAGGCCATATTGCTCGATTTCACCGGGGTGAGCGATATGGACACCGCCGGTTTCGCATGTGTGATAAACTTTATCAAGGAGAACCTGAGAGAGGGTATGAAGGTGGGTGTGATCAATGTCGGAAGAAAGGTGCAGGACCTGGCGGGGATACTCAAGATAACCAGCGCCATACGGCACTATCGAACAGAAGAAGAAGCCATAAAAAGTCTCAGCCGGCGGTAG
- a CDS encoding proline--tRNA ligase, producing the protein MRWSNTFIPTLKEDPQEAEAASHKLMVRAGLIRRLSAGAYTYLPMGYRVLRKAENIVREEMDRSGAVELLMPALQPVDLWKKTGRYDDIGQVMIKFKDRHGRQTALGPTHEEVITDLVSREVRSYKDLPLILYQIQTKFRDEVRPRFGVVRSCEFIMKDAYSFDISIEAMEKSYKKMYDAYCRIFDRCGIDYLPVEADPGLMGGTVSHEFMVPSDIGEDRIIVCSACGYAASTEVAAVRPEEGGKNPSAGEGSPEKVETPGKSTVEDVSRFLKVGPADLIKTLVYIADGEPVAVLLRGDHEANEAKIKNALKARSLELADEKKIEEVTGGAMGFSGPVGLSVRMVADNSVRSMTDAVTGANEKNMHLKNVVPGRDFQVAEWIDARVITEKDACPKCGGRIDMKYSIELGHTFKLGTKYSEVLGATFLDEDGKEKPAIMGCYGIGVNRILASLIENSHDGDGIIWPVSLCPYEVAVIPVGKGGEVASEAERIYSELIDSGIETIIDDREKSPGVKFNDSDLVGFPMQVIVGKKGLDQGKIEVKDRSSGKKEMIDLDKVTVYVKEMFTK; encoded by the coding sequence ATGCGTTGGAGCAATACTTTTATACCCACGTTAAAAGAAGATCCGCAGGAAGCCGAAGCGGCCAGCCATAAGCTAATGGTAAGGGCCGGTCTTATCCGCCGACTTTCGGCCGGTGCGTATACCTATCTGCCGATGGGATACCGCGTCCTGCGCAAGGCCGAGAACATAGTAAGGGAGGAGATGGACCGTTCGGGGGCGGTGGAACTCTTGATGCCGGCACTGCAGCCGGTCGATCTCTGGAAAAAGACGGGCCGTTACGATGATATCGGCCAAGTCATGATCAAGTTCAAGGACAGGCACGGCAGGCAGACCGCCCTCGGGCCAACTCATGAAGAAGTTATTACCGATCTTGTCTCTAGAGAGGTGAGGTCCTACAAGGATCTTCCGCTCATACTCTACCAGATACAGACGAAGTTCCGCGATGAGGTCAGGCCCAGGTTCGGTGTCGTGAGAAGCTGCGAATTCATTATGAAGGACGCGTACAGTTTCGATATTTCCATTGAGGCCATGGAAAAAAGCTACAAGAAGATGTACGATGCTTACTGCCGGATATTTGACAGGTGCGGGATCGATTACCTTCCCGTTGAGGCCGATCCGGGTCTCATGGGAGGGACCGTCTCCCACGAGTTCATGGTCCCCTCGGATATCGGTGAGGACAGGATAATTGTCTGTTCGGCCTGCGGTTACGCCGCCAGTACCGAGGTTGCCGCGGTGCGCCCGGAGGAAGGCGGAAAAAATCCCTCCGCCGGGGAAGGCTCCCCGGAGAAAGTGGAGACTCCCGGGAAGAGCACCGTCGAGGATGTAAGCCGTTTCCTCAAGGTCGGACCGGCGGATCTTATAAAGACGCTTGTTTATATTGCTGACGGTGAACCCGTAGCGGTGCTCCTTCGGGGCGACCATGAAGCCAATGAGGCGAAGATAAAGAACGCGCTCAAAGCACGTTCTCTGGAATTAGCGGATGAAAAGAAAATAGAAGAAGTGACCGGCGGTGCCATGGGTTTCTCCGGACCCGTAGGTCTTTCCGTCAGGATGGTCGCCGATAACTCCGTCAGGTCAATGACCGACGCCGTTACCGGTGCCAACGAGAAGAACATGCACCTGAAGAACGTCGTCCCCGGCAGGGATTTTCAGGTCGCTGAATGGATAGACGCGCGCGTAATAACCGAAAAAGACGCCTGCCCTAAATGCGGAGGCAGGATCGATATGAAATATTCCATCGAACTGGGGCACACCTTCAAGCTGGGAACAAAATATTCGGAAGTTCTCGGCGCCACATTTCTTGATGAGGACGGCAAGGAAAAACCTGCGATAATGGGCTGTTACGGCATCGGTGTCAACAGGATACTCGCTTCGCTCATCGAGAACAGCCATGACGGTGACGGTATAATATGGCCGGTATCCCTGTGTCCTTACGAAGTCGCGGTCATACCCGTGGGCAAAGGAGGTGAGGTGGCGTCCGAGGCGGAACGCATTTATTCCGAGCTGATAGACTCAGGCATCGAGACCATAATAGACGATAGGGAAAAGTCTCCGGGCGTCAAGTTCAACGATTCTGACCTCGTCGGTTTCCCGATGCAGGTAATAGTCGGAAAGAAGGGCCTTGACCAGGGCAAGATCGAGGTCAAGGACCGCTCCTCCGGCAAGAAAGAGATGATAGACCTGGATAAAGTAACGGTTTACGTAAAGGAAATGTTCACCAAGTGA
- the ispG gene encoding flavodoxin-dependent (E)-4-hydroxy-3-methylbut-2-enyl-diphosphate synthase, whose protein sequence is MLQRRKTRTVSVGGLKMGSEHPVSIQSMTKTDTRDVLSTVKQIRQLEKAGCELVRVAVKDMDSARAIGEIKKQIGIPLIADIHFDHRLAIESVKRGSDKIRINPGNITKREHIEAVIDACMEAGLPIRVGINSGSIGKMAAGKGATAHEMVEALQRYLEPFRKKGFGDLIISLKASSVLTTVESYRMMASLCDYPFHIGVTAAGPPSEGIIRSSIGIGSLLLDGIGDTIRVSLTGSPLPEVDAAKRILAAVGARSFGHSIISCPTCGRCQVDLAPLVEKLQKEVEELTARPLTIAIMGCEVNGPGEAGTADIGIAFGRNRGAIFRDGEIIKTVRVSEAVEELVRMIKEQITDGPPRE, encoded by the coding sequence ATGTTGCAGCGCAGGAAGACCAGGACAGTTTCGGTAGGAGGCCTCAAGATGGGTTCGGAACACCCGGTGAGTATCCAGTCGATGACCAAGACCGATACCAGGGACGTCCTTTCCACCGTAAAGCAGATAAGGCAACTTGAAAAGGCGGGCTGTGAGCTGGTAAGGGTCGCGGTGAAGGATATGGATTCGGCCCGTGCCATCGGCGAGATAAAAAAGCAGATCGGGATACCGCTTATCGCGGATATACATTTCGACCACAGGCTCGCGATAGAATCGGTAAAACGAGGCTCGGACAAAATAAGGATAAACCCGGGTAACATCACAAAGAGAGAGCACATAGAGGCCGTTATCGACGCCTGTATGGAGGCCGGGCTCCCGATACGTGTCGGGATAAATTCCGGTTCCATCGGGAAAATGGCCGCCGGAAAAGGCGCTACCGCCCACGAAATGGTGGAGGCCCTTCAGAGGTATTTGGAGCCCTTCCGGAAAAAAGGGTTCGGGGATTTAATAATATCCCTTAAAGCCTCAAGTGTGCTAACCACGGTCGAATCTTACAGGATGATGGCAAGTCTTTGCGATTATCCCTTTCATATCGGGGTAACCGCCGCGGGACCGCCTTCGGAGGGCATCATCAGGTCCAGTATAGGCATAGGTTCGCTTCTTCTTGACGGTATCGGGGATACGATTAGGGTATCATTGACGGGAAGCCCTTTGCCCGAAGTGGACGCGGCGAAGCGTATACTCGCTGCAGTGGGCGCCAGGAGTTTCGGACACAGCATAATATCCTGCCCGACCTGCGGCAGGTGCCAGGTGGATCTTGCCCCTCTTGTTGAAAAACTCCAGAAAGAGGTGGAGGAACTTACCGCAAGGCCTCTTACGATCGCTATCATGGGCTGCGAGGTCAACGGTCCAGGGGAGGCTGGGACCGCCGATATCGGGATAGCCTTTGGCAGGAACCGTGGCGCGATATTCCGCGACGGCGAGATAATCAAGACCGTCCGCGTGTCCGAGGCCGTGGAGGAGCTGGTAAGGATGATAAAAGAGCAGATAACAGATGGTCCCCCGCGGGAATAA